The Acidobacteriota bacterium DNA window CTGAGCAGCCTGAGTCTGAGCAGCCTGAGTCTGAGCAGCTTGAGTCTGTTGCTGCTGCTGGCGCTGTTGCCTATTGGCTTGCTTCTGAGCACCCTGACTTTGTTGCTGACTCTGCTGATTTTGCTGCTCAGCCTGAGCCTGCTGCTGGCGCTGTTGTCTATTGGCCTGCTTCTGAGCAGCTTGAGTCTGTTGCTGACTCTGCTGGTTTTGCTGCTCAGCCTGAGCCTGCTGTTGGCGTTGCTGCTTATTGGCCTGCTTCTGAGCAGCCTGAGTCTGTTGCTGATTCTGCTGCTGTTGCTGCGCAGCTTGAGGCTGCTGTTGACGCTGCTGCTTATTGGTCTGCTTCTGAGCGGCACGTTGCTGCTCACTCTGTTGTTGCTCTGCTTTACGCTGTTGTTTGCGTTGCTGCTTATCCGTGTTTTCCTGCGCGTTTCCCGGTGTGCTCGCTCCAATCAGCAGCAACCCGCTGACTACAAATCCCACCACCACTCGACTGAACATATTGACTTTCATTTGAACTCCTTTGCTTAACAATCCATTCGCTCCAGAACGAAACAATCATCGAGGCTCGGAGCGAAGCGCCTCGAGGTCTGCCTGCGCCGACCCAATTGCGGAAGGCCCAGGGCAACCGTATCAAACAAAGGACGAGAACCTCTTCACGAAACGCATCTCGAACGTGCGCTATCCGCGGCGGCGGAAAATCAGGTGATACAGCGCCAGTAAGATTAATGCTGCGAGTATTGACACGATCCATCCGGCAGGCTCGCCCTCCTTGTAGAAGCCGAGCGCTCGCCCAAGGTAGCTGCCCAGGAACATACCGGCAATACCCAGCAAAATGGTGATGATGAATCCGCCTGGATCGCGGCCGGGCATCAATAGCTTGGCAATCACGCCAATGATCAGACCCGACACAATCATCGCAATAATACTCATAAGGTTCTAGCCCCTTCTTTCTCTCCCTCAAATTGGTATCGAACGAATGATATGCCGATTCGGGACAGGTTTCTGTTCACTAGTGGACAGTTTCCCAAATAAGTTGCCGGCTATAGCAGGTGAGTTGAAGAGGTTCTTCCGGGCCTTGGATTAGACGGACAGTAGCGGGGAAGGGGAGTTCGTTGAGACGCTCGGGTTCTCGCTTGATACTCCCCATCAAGCGGTCTTAGCCGGGACGGAGGTGCGATTGCGGCTGAGAGGAGAGCCTTGAGAGCTCTCTTCTCAGCCAGCTTGTCGAGAGCGGACCGAAATAACTTCGGTCCGTCAGATCCTGAAGTTAGTAGCGCGAGCCGTAGCCGCCGCCGCCATTGTTACGGCTGTCGGTCTTCGGTTTCGCTTCATCTACCTTGAGCGCGCGCCCATGGAGTTCTTGCCCGTCGAACTTCGCTTTAGCCGAGGTGGCTTCCGCCTTCGAATTCATTTCGACGAAGCCGAAGCCCTTCGAGCGGCCCGTATCTCGGTCTGTTATTACCTGGCACGATTCTACCGGGCCCACTTCGCTGAAGAGGTCACGGATTTCATCACTGGTAGTCTCGAATGAGAGATTACCAACAAACAATTTAGCTGACATAATGATTTTCCTTTTTTGGTTAAGTTGGAAGCAGGCCGAGCGGTTCGCGGGAACGGTTGCGGGCGGAGACGGTCGGCACCCCGAATTTTTCGGGCGAGGCCCCTAACAGATGAACGGTTGACTCTTCTTCAAGCTATTGATGGTCCTGGTCACATCAGACCCTGGCGCATCTCCGTTGTTTGCCGAAGAGCAGGTGGATGTCGAGAGGGCAGACAAGTCCGCCCTCTCGAATTAGATCACTATCTACTTCAAGCCTTAGCAGCAAGCTTGTGAAGTGTCGAAGTGGAAAGCTCGAAGGTCTCGACCTTAGGAGTTCCGTCAACGACCTTTGCCACGATTTTCAGTAGCTCGGGATAACCTGTGCGGTTGTAATTCTCGCAGTTCTCTTTCGTCTCCCAGAAGCTGATTGCTAGTGCTTCCGAGCGCTCGGGGGCGACGAAGGTGATCTCATCGCGGAAGCCCGGCTGCTTGCGAAGCAGTGGGAGAATTTCGTTCTCAATTAAGCGGTTAAATTCTGGCGCGGTATTCGCCTTCAGTTTCATGGTCACATTACGTGTAAACATTTGAGCTCCTTTGCAGGTGAGCTGTTGGATTCAGATGGACTGGATGATTCCAGAGAAGCTGAAGAAGAGAGTAAGCTATGCTCGGTTCGTAGCAACTCTATGGATAAGCTGGAGATTTGTCAAACAGAAGATAGTGAAATAGTCCTCTGCCGTTGTGAAGTGTCGAGCGGATTCACTCTCAAAGCGGTGTTTTGGTGGTGTTAGCACTCATCAGCGAACGATAATAAAAGTGAAATAAGAATGCCTGACTTATACAATAACTGAACTGTATGGCTAGACCTGCTTTAGTCTCTGAGTCAACGATGCGCCCGGCACGACTCGAACGTGCGACCTCTTGCTTCGTAGGCAAGCGCTCTATCCAGCTGAGCTACGGGCGCGTATGCGGTACTGATTGGCAAGCACCGGTGTTACTCAGCGATTATTGCAAAGGCTTCGAGAGAGTGTCAACGAAGCGTGATTCGTGAAACGTGATGCGTGATTCGTGACAGCAAGAAGAAGCATGGTTCGCGAGGAGTCGCGCAGCAACGCATTTGCTAGTCAGCACGCAGGGTGATACACAATTCACAATGAAGCGCGAAGTCCCGAACGATATTCCCCATATTCCAGAGTCGATCCCGTACATCATTCAGAATCTTGAAGCGGTCTACGGCGCGCCGAAGCTTGAGCGCGGGCTTGATCCGCTTGATGTGCTCATTGGGACGATACTCTCGCAATCGACAACCAACGTTAACAGCTATCGCGCCTTCGAGAACTTGAAGCACAGGTTTCCTACGTGGGAGGCGGCTAGGCGAGCGCGCGTCACCTCTATCGAAGCCGCGATAAGATCCGGCGGACTTGCCAGACAGAAGTCGGGCCGGATCAAACAGTTGCTTAATGAAATTCACCAGCGCCGCCGGTCGCTCGATCTGTCTTTTCTAAGAACCGCGCCGCTCGAAGAAGCCAAGCAGTTTCTCGGCAGCTTCAAAGGCGTCGGACCGAAGACCGTCGCTTGCACTCTGCTGTTCGCTTGCAACCGCGCGGTGTTTCCCATTGACACTCACATCTTTCGCATCGCTCGAAGGCTTGGGTTGATTCCTGAAAGCTGTTCGGATGAAGAGGCTCATCGACTGATGGGCGGAATGATTCCCCCGAAGCGCTACTACGAAGTGCACGTCAACCTGATTCGACATGGCCGTCAAGTCTGCCGCCCGAGCGATCCTCTCTGCGGGCACTGCTGTCTGGTTGACTACTGCGAGTACTACCAGGGTTTAACCAAACTATTGATTGGCAAGAAATCCGTGTGAATCCGTCAAATCCGCGTTATCAGTGGTCTATGTGTTTTGAAACCGCCGCCATAGACCACGGATGACGCTGATTCGATGGATTTGCACAGATACAAATCTTCACTCAGCGAGATGAGTGCGGACTATTTCCGCTATCTCAGCAGCGAGTTCATCAGGAGAGAGTTCCGCCGCATGGACAACGTAGTCCGCTTTCTCGTACGCAGAGCTCCGTTGTTCGAGAAGCGTTTTCATTTGAGCTTCATCACCAAGCAGCGGACGCGAACGGTCCCCGCCGATTCTTCGCAGGCAAACCTCGAGCGGGCAATCGAGCCAGACGGTCTTCCCAATCGCGCGCAACGAGGTCCGGTTCTCTGCTGAGACATAAGCGCCGCCGCCGAGCGCGATCACCGCGCGAACCATCTCGCTGCAAGACTGAATCGCTTCGCGTTCGATGCGGCGAAACCCTGACTCGCCAAGCTCGGCAAAGATTGCTTGAATCGATTTGCCGGCCTGTTTTTCAATAAGCTCGTCGAGATCGGAGAAGTCGTATCGGAGGTGTCGGGCGAGCGCGCGCCCGACGGTGGTCTTGCCAGCGCCCATGAAGCCGACTAGAAAAATCGGCGAGTCGTCTGACAGAGAATTGCTCGTAGCGATCATCGCTTGTCACTCAATCGGGGCCGGCGCGACGGTGCCTGGCGAGGTCAGCATCGCGAGCGACTCATAGAACTTCGGGAACGAAACGCTGGCGCAGTCGGCGTCGACGATCTCGGTTGTTCCTTTCGCTACCAAGCCGGCGATCGCGAACGCCATGGCGATTCGATGATCGCCGGAAGTCTCAACCCAACCGCCAGTCAGCCGCTGTGGGCCGGTTACGGCGAAGCCGTCGTCGAACTCTTCGATCTTGCCGCCAAGCGCCCTTATGCCATCGGCGACGGTTCTTATGCGGTCGCTTTCCTTGATGCGCAATTCCGCGGCATCGCGGACCTCGACTCGCCCTTCGACCTGAGTGGCGACGACGGCAAGGATAGGAATCTCATCAATGATATTGGGAATGATCGCGCCCGAGAGAAGTGTGCCGCGCCGTGCGCTTCTTAGCTCTCGGCCAGTGACAGCAAGATCGCCAACCACCTCGTTATCTTGTTCTCGAACATTCTGCGCTTTGATGTTGGCGCCGAGCTCATTCAGCACGTCGATGAAAGCCGAGCGAGTAGGATTGAGGTTCACGTCTGGAATCAGGGCTTCAGAGCCAGGCAATATCGTTGCGGCGGCAATGATGAAAGCCGCGGAAGACACGTCGCCGGGCACATGATAGTCGACCGGATTCAATTCGTGCAGTCCTTCCACGCTCAACGAGCCGCTGGATGAGTCGCGTTCAAAGTGTGCGCCGAATCTTTTCAGCATGAGCTCGGTGTGATTGCGCGACTGACTCGGCTCGGAGAAAGTAGTCCGGCCATCGGCCAGCAGCCCTGCAAACAGCACGCACGTTTTTACCTGAGCGCTTGCGACCAGGCTGGCGTAATCGATCGCTTTGAGCTTTCTGCCGTGTATTGCAAGCGGTGCGAAGCTCCCGTCTGTGGCTTCGATGCGCGCGCCCATCAAGCTGAGCGGCTCGATGATCCGTGCCATTGGCCGGCGGCGCAGGCTGGCGTCGCCATCGATCGTTGAGGTGAACCGCTGTCCGGCGAGCAGCCCGGTGAGCATTCGTATCGTTGAACCTGAGTTGGCGGCGTTGAGATGGGCGCGGGCGGCAAGCGGCCGGTAGCCGAAGAGTCCTTCGCCATGAACCACGAGTTCCGAGCCGGCGGTTTCAACTCGCACTCCGAGCCTGCGAACGCATTCAAGCGTCGCCTTGCAATCGGCGCTGGAGGCCAGTCCGGTGATTCTGGATAGGCCGCTTGCGATTGAAGCAAGCATCACGATTCGATGTGAGATGGACTTGTCGCCGGGCATCTTCAGCGAGCCGTTGACCCGCGTTGGCCCGTTGATTCTCATCGATCTTGACATCGCAACTTCGCGCATGTTACACAATGACGCGCCTTGTGACCACTCCTTGTTATATCGCGCGGTTCGACTACGGTCTAGAAGGTTAAACGGAAAGGCATACCGCGAACCGATGACAGAGACCATCGAGCTTTCAATCGACAGCAAACTCGAGTTCGTTGATTTGGTCGCGTCGGTCACCAAGAGCGTTACGACTAAGATGGGGTTTGACGAGGATGACGCAAGCTGGATCGAGCTTGCGGTGCATGAGGCGGTCATCAACGCTATAATGCACGGGAACAAAAGCGCCGCCGAAAAGCAAGTGGATGTTCGGTTTGTCACCGAACAGGAGGGGCTAACGGTTTTCGTCAGGGATTATGGGGAAGGGTTCGACCCGGCGCTGTTGCCCGATCCCACGAACTCCGATAATCTGCTTAACCCGAGTGGCCGCGGGATCTTTTATATGCGCACTTTTATGGACGAGGTCGAGCATTCGATTCATCCAGAAGGCGGAAGCGTCGTGCGGATGAGAAAGGTCAAACGCTCATCTTAAGAACCCAATTTCTCGAACCCGGAAAAAGGAGACGTAGACGATGGCTAATCTGAATATCAAAGACCGCCAGGCGGGCGATGTCACGATACTCGATCTTTCTGGCAAGATAACGATCGGAGAGGGCAGCGTGCAGCTACGCGAGGCCGTCCGCCGCCTGCTCGATGAAGGTAAGAAGAAGATATTGCTTAACCTCGGCGACGTGTCGTACGTGGATAGCTCAGGAATAGGCGAGCTGGTCAGTTCTTATACGACGACGAACCATAACGGCGGCCAGTTGAAGCTGTTGAATCAGACCAAGAAGATTCACGATCTCCTGACCATCACCAAGCTTTTGACCGTGTTTGAATCGTTCGACGATGAGGCAAAGGCGGTCGCGACTTTCAAGTAGAAAAGCAGGCCCGGATGAAGGGCGACTGATGTTGAAGCTGATTAAGGGCGCAGGCCTCTACGCTAAGTAGAAGCTAGCGCCCTTTCGCATCTGCGAACAATGCCGATCAAGCTCCACGTGCTTGCGATACTTTGCGCGCTGCTGGCAATGCCGGCCGGCGCGCAGCAGTCCAGGCAAGACCCTAAGACCTGGGCCGTCGTCATCGGCATCTCCAAGTATCAGAAGCTTCCCGGCGGCCAACAGCTTCAGTTTGCCGATCGTGACGCCATATCCTTCGCCGAGGCTCTCGAGAAGAGAGGAGTGAGCGCGCAAACCCTGAAGCTGTTGACCGGCAGTGAAGCGACCGCTGCCGCCATCAAGTCAGCGATCGGTAACTGGCTCGCGCGGTCGGTTTCTGAGTCGGACACGGTTCTAATATTCTTCTCGGGCCACGGACTGTTCGAGCGCGACTTCGGCGAAGCTTATTTGCTCGCTTACGACTCTGATCCGAAGGAACCTTACAGCACCGCGTTGTCGGTCAGCGAACTCAGCCAGGCGCTCAGTCGCAGAGTTCGCTCAGGACGCGTGCTTGTTATAGCCGACGCGGTGCGGCGTGACTTCTTCGATCCTGAATCCGACGCCAGTTCAGCGACCTTGTTTGGACAGGCTTTTGATCAGCTTACCGCTTCCCGCCCGGGAGTGTCGGCGATCATCGCGAGCGGGCCCGGCGAGTTTTCTCGCGAAGGACAGCGATGGGGCGGGCGCGGCGTGTTCACCAAGCACCTCGCCGATGTGTTGTTCGACGGGGCCGATAGGAACGGCAACGTAGCCGTTACGACTGGCGAGCTTTTCGAGCTTCTGAAAGCGCGTGTAGCAGATGATACCTCTGGCAAGCAGCATCCGTGGCGCAGCGGAAGCGGCCTTGCTCATCTTGGCGGGGCTCGCCCCCAGCAACCTGTTCAGCAACCCGTTCAGACAAGAGCTGACCGGGAATCCGCCGCCAGAACGGCCCCGCTCAATCCAGCTTCGCCGCTGGAGACGGGAGACGAAAAGAAAGTGTCAGAGGCTCCAGCCCAGGCTGCACCGAAACCGACTCCGAGCCAACCCCCTAAACAAGTCGCTGAGATAAAGCTACAGCGCGAGTTGCCGGTTGAACCAAAGCGGACTGAAAAGGCGCGGGCAAACGATGAGAAAGCTGAGCCGGCGCAGAGTGTGAGCGAAAAGAAGCTGGAGCCTCCATTGCGTTCTGTGAACGAGAAGAAACCTGAACCGCCGATTGCCTCTGGTGAAACGCAGTCCGGAAAGAAGTCGGAGATCAACTCACCCAGAGTTGGCCGCGAAATCGCGAATTCCAACGCAACGCCAAAGCCCGTAGCGGCTTCAAGCAACGACGCGCCAAAGCCCGCGCAGCCCGCGCCAACCAAACCTTCGCCACCCCGAGATTCAACTCCGCCCAAAACTGAAACCGTTCGCGGAACCCAGGCAGGACCTGCGACGGCGCCGCCCGTCGAACTTGCCCGGTCCGACGTCGCAGTTGCCGAGATAGCCGCGGCGCCAAAACCACCGGTCACTCCACCAAGCACCGGCGCTGTTTCATCGGATCGGGCGGCCAATCGACCCGAGACTTTTTCCAGTTCTGTTCCGACGATCCGGCCCGAAGCGGCGCCATCGCCTCTGGTCTTGCAACTCGAAACCGCGATCGCCTCGAAAAACCTGATCGAGCCAAAGAACGCCAGCGCCTGGGACTTCTATCAACAGATGACGTCCGACCCGGCCGCAGCGGCGGATGTGGCTCGATTGAAACCGCTGCTCTCAGAGGCGCTGGCGGTGCAGGGGCGAGCCATTGTCAGCGGTGACGTGCGCGGCGACAACATCTCCGACAAGGTGGATGACTTCAAGCGGGCCGGACAGATGCTCGCTCGCGCCCGAGCGCTGGCGCCTGATAACCGCGACGTGAGCGCGCTCGAGAAGCTCAGCGCGGCCGAGGCTCTGATAGCGTTGCAGTTTTTTGATGAAGCTGAACGGGCGTTGGGGCAGCTCCAGTCCACGAAGCTGGCTGCGGTCGAGAACGCGCTTGGGCTCGCGCTTCAAGGCAAGCTCGATACGTTCCGAGCCGAACGCGCGTTCAAGCGAGCGATCGAGCTTGATCCGAAATGGGCGGCTCCGCATTACAATCTCGCGATGCTTTATAGCAGCCAACAGAATCAGGCGTCGCTTGCTGAGTTTGAATCGGCCGCCTCGCTTGACTCAGGCAACGTGACCCTCGTAAGCG harbors:
- a CDS encoding endonuclease III → MKREVPNDIPHIPESIPYIIQNLEAVYGAPKLERGLDPLDVLIGTILSQSTTNVNSYRAFENLKHRFPTWEAARRARVTSIEAAIRSGGLARQKSGRIKQLLNEIHQRRRSLDLSFLRTAPLEEAKQFLGSFKGVGPKTVACTLLFACNRAVFPIDTHIFRIARRLGLIPESCSDEEAHRLMGGMIPPKRYYEVHVNLIRHGRQVCRPSDPLCGHCCLVDYCEYYQGLTKLLIGKKSV
- a CDS encoding RNA-binding protein yields the protein MSAKLFVGNLSFETTSDEIRDLFSEVGPVESCQVITDRDTGRSKGFGFVEMNSKAEATSAKAKFDGQELHGRALKVDEAKPKTDSRNNGGGGYGSRY
- a CDS encoding caspase family protein, producing the protein MPIKLHVLAILCALLAMPAGAQQSRQDPKTWAVVIGISKYQKLPGGQQLQFADRDAISFAEALEKRGVSAQTLKLLTGSEATAAAIKSAIGNWLARSVSESDTVLIFFSGHGLFERDFGEAYLLAYDSDPKEPYSTALSVSELSQALSRRVRSGRVLVIADAVRRDFFDPESDASSATLFGQAFDQLTASRPGVSAIIASGPGEFSREGQRWGGRGVFTKHLADVLFDGADRNGNVAVTTGELFELLKARVADDTSGKQHPWRSGSGLAHLGGARPQQPVQQPVQTRADRESAARTAPLNPASPLETGDEKKVSEAPAQAAPKPTPSQPPKQVAEIKLQRELPVEPKRTEKARANDEKAEPAQSVSEKKLEPPLRSVNEKKPEPPIASGETQSGKKSEINSPRVGREIANSNATPKPVAASSNDAPKPAQPAPTKPSPPRDSTPPKTETVRGTQAGPATAPPVELARSDVAVAEIAAAPKPPVTPPSTGAVSSDRAANRPETFSSSVPTIRPEAAPSPLVLQLETAIASKNLIEPKNASAWDFYQQMTSDPAAAADVARLKPLLSEALAVQGRAIVSGDVRGDNISDKVDDFKRAGQMLARARALAPDNRDVSALEKLSAAEALIALQFFDEAERALGQLQSTKLAAVENALGLALQGKLDTFRAERAFKRAIELDPKWAAPHYNLAMLYSSQQNQASLAEFESAASLDSGNVTLVSALGDEYFARQQWKQSAEAFRKAIALKPSDDNLHTKLGHALYSQGLQEEANREYQKARELRAKQP
- a CDS encoding shikimate kinase yields the protein MIATSNSLSDDSPIFLVGFMGAGKTTVGRALARHLRYDFSDLDELIEKQAGKSIQAIFAELGESGFRRIEREAIQSCSEMVRAVIALGGGAYVSAENRTSLRAIGKTVWLDCPLEVCLRRIGGDRSRPLLGDEAQMKTLLEQRSSAYEKADYVVHAAELSPDELAAEIAEIVRTHLAE
- a CDS encoding STAS domain-containing protein produces the protein MANLNIKDRQAGDVTILDLSGKITIGEGSVQLREAVRRLLDEGKKKILLNLGDVSYVDSSGIGELVSSYTTTNHNGGQLKLLNQTKKIHDLLTITKLLTVFESFDDEAKAVATFK
- the aroA gene encoding 3-phosphoshikimate 1-carboxyvinyltransferase, whose protein sequence is MSRSMRINGPTRVNGSLKMPGDKSISHRIVMLASIASGLSRITGLASSADCKATLECVRRLGVRVETAGSELVVHGEGLFGYRPLAARAHLNAANSGSTIRMLTGLLAGQRFTSTIDGDASLRRRPMARIIEPLSLMGARIEATDGSFAPLAIHGRKLKAIDYASLVASAQVKTCVLFAGLLADGRTTFSEPSQSRNHTELMLKRFGAHFERDSSSGSLSVEGLHELNPVDYHVPGDVSSAAFIIAAATILPGSEALIPDVNLNPTRSAFIDVLNELGANIKAQNVREQDNEVVGDLAVTGRELRSARRGTLLSGAIIPNIIDEIPILAVVATQVEGRVEVRDAAELRIKESDRIRTVADGIRALGGKIEEFDDGFAVTGPQRLTGGWVETSGDHRIAMAFAIAGLVAKGTTEIVDADCASVSFPKFYESLAMLTSPGTVAPAPIE
- a CDS encoding ATP-binding protein — its product is MTETIELSIDSKLEFVDLVASVTKSVTTKMGFDEDDASWIELAVHEAVINAIMHGNKSAAEKQVDVRFVTEQEGLTVFVRDYGEGFDPALLPDPTNSDNLLNPSGRGIFYMRTFMDEVEHSIHPEGGSVVRMRKVKRSS
- a CDS encoding GlsB/YeaQ/YmgE family stress response membrane protein, which codes for MSIIAMIVSGLIIGVIAKLLMPGRDPGGFIITILLGIAGMFLGSYLGRALGFYKEGEPAGWIVSILAALILLALYHLIFRRRG